From Penicillium digitatum chromosome 5, complete sequence, one genomic window encodes:
- a CDS encoding TqaC, protein MSVPIGRHELDQLFGTKPPPGLESIQAMRWGAKNPPNDPQVSFSGKNVMITGANSGIGYEAAMKFVKLGASKVILAVRTPEKGYAAKQKIQVSVEKECKCHSIIVMQLDMNDFGSVKHFATGLAQEVGADGLQVAILNAGVAPGTYSVVKETGWESALQVNVLSTALLAICILPLLKQGSAENGQPAQLILTGSAQCISVTEKMPYDAPKVLEALNEPGSFHPRSSYLTTKLLVVYVMQGLIDDYLAALPDQPLPVTISVVCPGYTVTKICRNLSWPSKILMMLLNTYGGRSAEEGSRSLISASLLGADGHGKFWTNDSFLDVEHASTSEGRKLQARVWKEIREVCVNELSKETDRRVLRWVR, encoded by the exons ATGTCTGTTCCGATTGGACGCCATGAGCTAGATCAGCTCTTTGGGACTAAGCCACCCCCAGGACTTGAAAGCATACAAGCCATGCGATGGGGAGCGAAAAATCCGCCCAATGATCCGCAGGTCTCGTTTTCAGGAAAAAATGTCATGATCACTGGTGCGAACTCGGGTATAGGGTATGAAGCTGCCATGAAGTTTGTCAAACTGGGAGCATCGAAGGTGATCTTGGCCGTTCGAACACCTGAAAAGGGGTATGCGGCCAAGCAAAAAATCCAGGTCTCTGTGGAGAAGGAGTGCAAATGTCATAGCATCATTGTCATGCAGCTTGATATGAATGATTTTGGAAGCGTGAAGCATTTTGCGACCGGCTTGGCGCAAGAGGTCGGAGCAGATGGCCTACAAGTCGCCATATTGAATGCTGGAGTTGCCCCTGGAACCTATTCAGTTGTCAAAGAAACAGGCTGGGAGTCAGCGCTACAGGTCAATGTCCTGTCCACGGCTTTGCTCGCCATCTGTATTCTACCTCTCCTCAAACAAGGGTCAGCCGAAAACGGGCAACCCGCACAGCTTATACTCACCGGTAGTGCTCAGTGCATCTCGGTGACGGAGAAGATGCCCTATGATGCTCCCAAAGTGCTGGAAGCTTTGAATGAGCCCGGGTCATTTCACCCGCGGAGCTCATATCTCACCACAAAACTCTTGGTTGTCTATGTTATGCAGGGATTGATAGACGATTATCTGGCTGCGCTTCCGGATCAACCACTCCCTGTGACTATCAGTGTAGTCTGCCCCGGCTATACAGTGACTAAAATCTGCCGGAACCTTTCCTGGCCTAGCAAAATTCTCATGATGTTGCTGAACACATATGGCGGGAGATCCGCGGAGGAGGGAAGTCGGTCCTTGATAAGTGCGTCGTTGCTTGGTGCAGATGGCCATGGAAAGTTTTGGACCAACGACAGCTTCCTGGA TGTTGAACATGCGTCCACAAGTGAGGGCCGGAAGCTTCAAGCTCGAGTGTGGAAGGAAATTCGTGAAGTTTGTGTAAATGAACTTTCAAAAGAAACAGATCGGCGTGTGCTCAGATGGGTGAGATAA
- a CDS encoding Luciferase-like monooxygenase, putative, producing MAEFISVTFPNASTEINPIAKASIDPEYLVRYARNLDDYGYNYTLVPYGSALYDPFTIGATILAVTKNVKVIIALRPNTLYPTVAAKALATLDQLSRGRVVVHFIAGGSDAEQAKEGDFLSKDERYGRLEDYIKILRRAWKSDEPFDWDSKYYTFKQFSNQVRLTGDSIPVSVGGSSPEAYRIGGSLADIFGLWGEPLKETKEQIERIYAEAAKAGRPESDRPRIWVTFRPIVAETEDLAWAKAHRTLDALNSNRANGQSRVPVNAPPPQNVGSRRLLDIATRGEVQDRALWYPTVTATNAQGASTALVGSPQTIVDSLIDYVDLGADLISIRGYDNLNDAIDYGRYILPKVRETLKERENDASK from the coding sequence ATGGCGGAGTTTATCAGTGTCACGTTTCCGAACGCCTCTACCGAGATCAATCCCATTGCCAAAGCCTCTATTGATCCCGAGTATCTCGTTCGCTACGCTCGCAACCTTGATGATTACGGTTATAACTACACACTGGTTCCCTATGGCTCCGCACTTTATGACCCATTCACCATTGGAGCCACCATCCTGGCTGTGACCAAAAACGTCAAGGTCATCATTGCTCTGCGACCCAACACACTGTACCCTACAGTGGCAGCAAAGGCACTGGCTACACTCGATCAGCTCAGCCGCGGTCGCGTCGTTGTTCACTTCATTGCCGGTGGAAGTGACGCAGAACAGGCGAAAGAAGGTGACTTCCTCAGCAAGGATGAACGCTACGGCCGCCTGGAAGATTACATTAAAATTCTCCGCCGTGCATGGAAGTCCGATGAACCATTTGACTGGGACAGCAAATACTACACCTTCAAGCAATTCAGCAATCAAGTTCGACTGACCGGCGACTCCATCCCCGTCTCAGTCGGTGGCTCATCGCCCGAAGCGTACCGCATTGGAGGCTCCCTTGCTGATATCTTTGGGCTTTGGGGTGAACCTTTGAAAGAAACCAAGGAGCAAATTGAACGCATCTATGCCGAGGCAGCAAAAGCCGGCCGTCCCGAGTCGGACAGACCTCGGATCTGGGTGACTTTCCGCCCTATTGTCGCAGAGACTGAAGATCTTGCCTGGGCCAAGGCCCACCGAACCCTTGATGCACTGAATTCCAACCGAGCGAATGGGCAAAGTAGAGTCCCCGTGAACGCGCCGCCCCCACAGAATGTGGGCTCTCGGCGTCTTCTTGATATTGCCACTCGTGGGGAGGTCCAGGACCGCGCACTTTGGTATCCCACTGTGACCGCAACAAATGCACAGGGTGCCTCGACTGCCTTGGTTGGATCGCCCCAAACTATCGTCGATTCCCTCATTGACTATGTTGATCTTGGCGCCGATCTCATCTCCATCCGCGGCTACGATAATCTGAACGATGCCATTGATTATGGACGATACATTCTTCCCAAGGTTCGTGAAACATTAAAGGAACGGGAGAACGATGCTTCAAAATAA